From the genome of Candidatus Dormiibacterota bacterium, one region includes:
- a CDS encoding GNVR domain-containing protein — protein sequence MSAQYDLNLQDYLRILRRRWKIVAGCCLALGLLTLLLTPRAGSVYEATARVKWSRTDSVTGLFLEAFTWSPGDDLATQAQIITSRPVALKAAQRLGRIPVSTTIENVLADKTLSAALDAMLASYTAKPIDNTSLIEIRSACPGPDEAVQLVNAVMQEYIIGHTFERNRQAIEAREFVERQVAEVSAKLRAAEEQLTRFKEANVGASMPDAKEIQYFQDEAAHTEARLVALEHLSDLLAHPGDPGSSPELLLVDLPEEGLGGLRQELARLEDSKRQLLAFMKDDAPEIRSIKDQIDVLTGRLRRETTTALDLMRGRKRELTSKLARFPRAEQTLLELQRQVQVNAEAYEMLMRKHQEALIKEADKVQELSVVEEATAAVPRHAPGRLLRSLVGLIVGLLLGLVAAFLAETLDTSIGSIEDVEQYLGLSVIGVVPHIDPDATRRDILQRNPALASDPNLEGLGALVTQFAPQSPAAEAFRSLRTNIEFSRIGKAGRTFLFTSASPSEGKSTTVANLGVAMAQMGMKTLVWDCDLRNPSLSRLFGVPREPGFTHVVLGMNRLDDVLHRFSEVFLGRVDMRSMLTSAGLENLRILTAGALPPNPSELLASPLFSDFIVEVASRFDVILIDSPPILPVTDAVVLSTRVDGVILVYQLGRIGRAVLKRAKTHLDNVHAAIRGIVLNDVKAEVSTYTAEMQYIYQRYDKQPQDGGDTAPRQAPAGRPEAKAAGGER from the coding sequence ACTATCTGCGGATCCTGCGCCGTCGATGGAAGATCGTGGCCGGGTGCTGCCTGGCGCTGGGGCTCCTGACCCTGCTCCTGACGCCACGCGCCGGGTCCGTCTACGAAGCGACGGCGCGCGTCAAGTGGAGCCGCACGGACAGCGTCACGGGTCTGTTCCTGGAGGCCTTCACCTGGAGCCCCGGGGACGACCTCGCCACGCAGGCGCAGATCATCACCAGCAGGCCCGTGGCCCTGAAGGCGGCGCAGCGTCTCGGGCGCATCCCGGTCTCCACCACCATCGAGAACGTCCTGGCCGACAAGACGTTATCGGCGGCTCTCGATGCCATGCTGGCCAGCTACACGGCCAAGCCGATCGACAACACCAGCCTCATCGAGATCAGGAGCGCCTGCCCTGGACCGGACGAGGCGGTGCAGCTCGTGAACGCGGTCATGCAGGAATACATCATCGGGCACACGTTCGAGCGCAACCGCCAGGCGATCGAGGCGCGCGAGTTCGTCGAGAGACAGGTCGCCGAAGTCAGCGCGAAGCTCCGGGCCGCCGAGGAACAGCTCACCCGCTTCAAGGAAGCCAACGTGGGAGCGAGCATGCCCGACGCGAAGGAGATCCAGTACTTCCAGGACGAGGCCGCGCACACCGAGGCGCGGCTGGTCGCACTGGAGCACCTGAGCGACCTGCTCGCCCACCCCGGAGATCCGGGCTCTTCGCCCGAACTGCTCCTGGTCGACCTGCCGGAGGAGGGGCTGGGCGGGTTGCGGCAGGAGCTCGCGAGACTCGAGGACAGCAAGCGACAGCTCCTCGCGTTCATGAAGGACGATGCCCCCGAAATCCGGTCCATCAAGGACCAGATCGACGTGCTCACCGGCCGGCTGCGGCGCGAGACGACCACCGCCCTCGACCTGATGCGCGGCCGCAAGCGGGAGCTCACCTCGAAGCTGGCCCGCTTCCCGCGCGCCGAGCAGACGCTGCTCGAGCTGCAGCGCCAGGTCCAGGTGAACGCCGAAGCCTACGAGATGCTGATGCGCAAGCATCAGGAGGCCCTGATCAAGGAGGCCGACAAGGTGCAGGAGCTGAGCGTCGTCGAGGAGGCGACGGCCGCCGTCCCGAGACACGCGCCGGGGAGGCTCCTGCGATCGCTGGTCGGTCTCATCGTCGGTCTGCTCCTCGGGCTGGTGGCGGCCTTCCTGGCGGAGACTCTCGACACCTCGATCGGCAGCATCGAGGACGTGGAGCAGTACCTCGGCCTGTCGGTGATCGGCGTCGTGCCGCACATCGACCCCGACGCCACGCGACGCGACATCCTGCAGCGCAACCCGGCCCTGGCCTCCGACCCGAACCTGGAGGGTCTCGGCGCCCTGGTGACGCAGTTCGCGCCGCAGTCGCCCGCGGCCGAGGCCTTCCGCTCGCTGCGCACCAACATCGAGTTCTCCCGGATCGGCAAGGCGGGCCGCACGTTCCTGTTCACCTCCGCCTCCCCCAGCGAAGGCAAATCCACGACCGTCGCCAACCTGGGAGTCGCGATGGCCCAGATGGGAATGAAGACGCTGGTGTGGGATTGCGATTTGAGAAACCCCTCGCTCAGCCGCCTGTTCGGCGTCCCGCGCGAGCCCGGGTTCACGCACGTCGTGCTGGGCATGAACCGGCTGGACGACGTCCTGCACCGATTCTCGGAGGTGTTTCTCGGGCGCGTCGACATGCGCTCGATGCTCACCTCCGCGGGTCTTGAGAATCTCCGGATCCTCACCGCGGGGGCGCTGCCGCCGAACCCCTCCGAGCTCCTGGCGTCTCCCCTGTTCTCCGATTTCATCGTCGAAGTGGCCTCGAGGTTCGACGTCATCCTCATCGACTCGCCGCCGATTCTCCCCGTGACCGACGCCGTGGTCCTGTCGACGCGTGTGGACGGCGTGATCCTGGTCTACCAGCTCGGGCGGATCGGCCGGGCCGTCCTGAAGAGGGCCAAGACGCATCTCGACAACGTGCATGCCGCCATCCGCGGGATCGTGCTGAACGATGTCAAGGCGGAGGTCAGCACCTACACCGCGGAGATGCAGTACATCTACCAGCGCTACGACAAACAGCCGCAGGATGGAGGGGACACGGCGCCCCGCCAGGCTCCCGCTGGCCGCCCCGAGGCCAAGGCGGCCGGCGGCGAACGGTAG